Proteins found in one Amycolatopsis aidingensis genomic segment:
- the ehuB gene encoding ectoine/hydroxyectoine ABC transporter substrate-binding protein EhuB — translation MSRRRFLRGSAGGALAVALGGGLVTSGCTSVNIAARGDGGQLLDRLRDRGVVRMGFANERPFGFINHEGELTGEAPEVGKAVFRRLGIDEFEPRLADFGSLIPGLKAGLFDVIAAGMYITPARCAEIEFTNPDYNAPEALLLPAGNPLGLTDLKSVRDHQSARIGVLTGSVEERYSLALGIPRDRVVVFPDQASGIDGVLANRADSLMLTRLSLNAALQERPGAPLEIGETFFVVIEGVQQNGAGGFGFRKGETNIVDAFNRELAAMKAQGEVLEIVQPHGFSKNEMTELTAEELCSAPEVV, via the coding sequence GTGTCCCGCCGCAGATTCCTCCGTGGTAGCGCTGGGGGCGCCCTCGCCGTCGCGTTGGGCGGCGGACTTGTCACGAGTGGATGCACCTCGGTCAACATAGCCGCGAGAGGCGATGGCGGGCAGTTGCTCGACCGGTTGCGGGATCGCGGGGTGGTCCGCATGGGGTTCGCCAACGAGCGTCCGTTCGGGTTCATCAACCATGAAGGCGAGCTGACCGGCGAGGCACCCGAGGTCGGTAAGGCGGTGTTCCGCAGGCTGGGCATCGACGAGTTCGAGCCGCGATTGGCCGACTTCGGGTCGCTGATCCCGGGGCTCAAGGCGGGGCTGTTCGACGTGATCGCGGCCGGTATGTACATCACCCCGGCCCGGTGCGCCGAGATCGAATTCACTAATCCTGATTACAACGCCCCGGAGGCCCTGCTGTTGCCCGCGGGCAACCCGCTCGGGCTGACCGATCTGAAGAGCGTTCGGGACCACCAGAGCGCCCGGATCGGGGTACTGACCGGTTCGGTGGAGGAACGGTACTCCCTGGCGCTCGGCATTCCGCGCGACCGGGTGGTGGTCTTTCCCGATCAGGCATCCGGGATCGACGGGGTGCTCGCCAACCGTGCCGACTCGCTGATGCTCACCCGGCTCTCGCTGAACGCGGCGTTGCAGGAGCGGCCGGGCGCACCGCTGGAGATCGGTGAGACCTTCTTCGTGGTGATCGAGGGAGTGCAGCAGAACGGCGCGGGCGGATTCGGCTTCCGCAAGGGCGAGACCAACATCGTGGACGCGTTCAACCGGGAGCTGGCGGCGATGAAGGCGCAGGGCGAGGTGCTGGAGATCGTCCAGCCGCATGGTTTCTCCAAGAACGAGATGACCGAGTTGACCGCCGAGGAGCTGTGCTCGGCTCCGGAAGTCGTTTAG
- a CDS encoding DUF3558 family protein: MLSRVPIRSGRGLLPLGAALALLLAGCGPDLGKVNFQRTTVPAESGGGQGQVPTGPIDDPAVTVSALRTVDPCGLLTPELLGELGTPGEVNASGWDGCSTRITDAGGKHILLSLRLGESISGTRTATGNVEGLPQIENKLDETSCFVTAQTSKEDGLGITAQVDYEGGDPCAPGRTALRKVIQAIHQDPPRLAEAEGSLVGVDPCTGIGDELIAEVLPGEVEQRNANLHTCRWSGSGPEVMLRFRLGYAPDDGTEVDLGGGVTGYQKSLASGGQCAVTWMHRPLDDNQGELAELEYSSYTAQEADGEDSCAKAVDTAKQVLGSLPGA; this comes from the coding sequence GTGCTTTCTCGCGTTCCCATCCGGTCCGGTCGCGGCCTGCTCCCACTGGGGGCCGCGCTCGCGCTGCTGCTGGCAGGCTGCGGCCCGGACCTCGGCAAGGTCAACTTCCAGCGCACCACGGTGCCCGCGGAGTCCGGCGGCGGGCAGGGGCAGGTGCCGACCGGGCCGATCGACGATCCGGCGGTCACCGTGTCCGCACTGCGCACGGTGGACCCCTGCGGCCTGCTGACTCCCGAGCTGCTCGGCGAGCTGGGCACCCCCGGTGAGGTGAACGCCTCCGGCTGGGACGGCTGCAGCACCAGGATCACCGACGCGGGTGGCAAGCACATCCTGCTGTCCCTGCGGCTCGGTGAGTCGATCAGCGGCACCCGCACCGCGACCGGCAACGTCGAGGGCCTGCCACAGATCGAGAACAAACTGGACGAGACCAGTTGCTTCGTCACCGCCCAGACGTCCAAGGAGGACGGGCTGGGCATCACGGCGCAGGTCGACTACGAGGGCGGCGACCCGTGCGCACCCGGGCGTACCGCGTTGCGCAAGGTGATCCAGGCGATACACCAGGACCCGCCCCGGCTCGCCGAGGCCGAGGGGTCACTGGTCGGGGTCGATCCCTGCACCGGCATCGGGGACGAGCTGATCGCCGAGGTGCTGCCGGGTGAGGTGGAGCAGCGCAACGCCAACCTGCACACCTGCCGCTGGTCCGGATCCGGCCCGGAGGTGATGCTGCGGTTCCGGCTCGGCTACGCGCCCGATGACGGCACCGAGGTCGACCTCGGTGGCGGGGTCACCGGCTACCAGAAGTCGCTGGCCAGCGGCGGCCAGTGCGCCGTGACCTGGATGCACCGCCCGCTCGATGACAACCAGGGCGAACTGGCCGAGCTGGAGTACAGCAGCTACACGGCGCAGGAAGCCGATGGCGAGGATTCCTGTGCCAAGGCGGTGGACACGGCGAAGCAGGTGCTCGGTTCGCTGCCAGGAGCCTGA
- a CDS encoding NUDIX domain-containing protein yields the protein MHRIERIGSREVYRNNWMTLREDDIRRPDGSPGIYSFVDKPTYALIIPLDGDRLCLVEQFRYPLGLRRWEFPQGTAPELADVPVPELAARELREETGLRAGSIVDLGKLDVAPGLSSQRGHAFLATDLEAGEPEREQEEQDMRMAWFDRAEFEAMARKGEITDSQSLAAYFLLLLHQGSQPL from the coding sequence GTGCATCGCATCGAACGCATCGGCTCCCGCGAGGTCTACCGCAACAACTGGATGACCCTGCGCGAGGACGACATTCGCCGACCGGACGGCTCTCCCGGCATCTACTCCTTTGTCGACAAGCCGACCTACGCGCTGATCATTCCCCTGGACGGGGACCGGCTGTGCCTTGTGGAGCAGTTCCGCTACCCGCTCGGGCTGCGGCGGTGGGAGTTCCCGCAGGGCACCGCGCCGGAGCTCGCCGACGTCCCCGTACCCGAACTGGCCGCGCGGGAGCTACGCGAGGAAACCGGGCTGCGCGCCGGTTCCATCGTCGACCTCGGCAAGCTGGACGTGGCCCCAGGGCTGAGCAGCCAGCGCGGCCACGCCTTCCTGGCCACCGACCTCGAGGCAGGCGAGCCGGAGCGGGAGCAGGAGGAGCAGGACATGCGCATGGCCTGGTTCGACCGCGCCGAGTTCGAGGCCATGGCGCGCAAGGGCGAGATCACCGACTCCCAGTCCCTCGCCGCCTACTTCCTGCTGCTCCTGCACCAGGGCAGCCAACCGCTGTGA
- the ehuD gene encoding ectoine/hydroxyectoine ABC transporter permease subunit EhuD has product MDFRWSLVWDSVPTLLDGLVTALIATAFGYVIALVLGLVFALLRRSDSAWIRWPIGFLIEFIRSTPLLVQLFFFFYVLPLIGISVSPLLTGAFALGLHYATYTSEVYRSGIDNVPVGQWEAATALNLSTRRTWTSVILPQAIPRVIPALGNYVIAMFKDTPQLAAITVLEMLGLAMSIGSDTFRYAEPITAMGLFYLIVALVMAWGARIVERKFGTVRA; this is encoded by the coding sequence ATGGATTTCCGGTGGAGCCTCGTCTGGGACTCGGTTCCCACGCTGCTCGACGGCCTGGTCACCGCGTTGATCGCGACCGCGTTCGGCTATGTCATCGCGCTGGTGCTCGGCCTGGTGTTCGCGCTGCTACGGCGCAGCGACTCGGCCTGGATCCGGTGGCCGATCGGTTTCCTGATCGAGTTCATCCGGTCCACCCCGCTGCTGGTGCAGCTGTTCTTCTTCTTCTACGTGCTGCCGCTCATCGGGATCAGCGTCTCGCCACTGCTGACCGGCGCGTTCGCGCTCGGACTGCACTACGCGACCTATACCTCCGAGGTGTACCGGTCCGGTATCGACAACGTGCCGGTGGGCCAGTGGGAGGCGGCGACCGCGCTGAACCTGTCCACCCGGCGTACCTGGACCAGCGTGATCCTGCCGCAGGCGATCCCGCGGGTCATTCCGGCGCTTGGCAACTACGTGATCGCGATGTTCAAGGACACCCCGCAGCTGGCGGCCATCACCGTGCTGGAAATGCTCGGGCTGGCGATGAGCATCGGTTCGGACACGTTCCGGTACGCGGAGCCGATCACCGCGATGGGCCTGTTCTACCTGATCGTGGCGCTCGTGATGGCCTGGGGCGCACGCATCGTGGAGCGCAAGTTCGGCACGGTGCGCGCTTAG
- the ehuC gene encoding ectoine/hydroxyectoine ABC transporter permease subunit EhuC, whose translation MSSGFVEYLWEGLLVTLQLTVYGAALGLVFAFAAGLARLSGSRLLRGIAFLYTEIFRGFPALVLLFWLIFVIPAFGYQLDPLFAGTLALALNIGAYAAEVVRGAVQSVPSGQTEAAIALNFTPAQRMRKVILPQAVVAMIPPFSNNLIELLKATALVSLVYLPDLTFAGNLIRNATGDTTAVFLGLLVGYGVIALIFTALMRWLERIASRKLGRQVPPGAIARIFKRQSAEPQGV comes from the coding sequence ATGTCATCCGGATTCGTCGAGTACCTCTGGGAAGGCCTGCTGGTTACCCTGCAGCTGACCGTCTACGGCGCCGCGCTCGGGCTGGTCTTCGCGTTCGCCGCCGGCCTGGCCAGGCTGAGCGGGAGCAGGCTGCTACGCGGGATCGCTTTCCTCTACACCGAGATCTTCCGCGGGTTCCCCGCGCTGGTCCTGCTGTTCTGGCTGATCTTCGTCATCCCGGCTTTCGGGTACCAGCTCGACCCGCTGTTCGCGGGCACCCTCGCGCTGGCGTTGAACATCGGTGCCTATGCCGCCGAGGTGGTCCGCGGCGCCGTGCAGTCTGTCCCCAGCGGACAGACCGAGGCGGCGATCGCACTGAACTTCACGCCCGCGCAACGGATGCGCAAGGTGATCCTGCCGCAGGCGGTCGTGGCGATGATCCCGCCGTTCTCGAACAACCTGATCGAGTTGCTGAAGGCGACGGCGCTGGTCTCGCTGGTGTACCTGCCCGACCTGACGTTCGCGGGTAACCTCATCCGGAACGCCACCGGGGACACCACGGCGGTGTTCCTCGGCCTGCTCGTCGGGTACGGCGTGATCGCGCTGATCTTCACCGCGTTGATGCGCTGGCTGGAGCGGATAGCCTCGCGCAAGCTCGGCAGGCAGGTGCCACCGGGCGCCATCGCCCGCATCTTCAAACGCCAGTCCGCCGAGCCGCAGGGGGTGTGA
- a CDS encoding protein meaA — protein sequence MPYPADRERDRPWVMRTYAGHSSAAASNELYRRNLAKGQTGLSVAFDLPTQTGYDPDHKLAKGEVGKVGVPISHIGDMRQLFEGIPLAEANTSMTINAPAMWLLALYVTVAREQAEADGRDVDEVLAQLTGTTQNDIIKEYLSRGTYIFPPGPSLRLISDMIAWTVHHVPKWNPINICSYHLQEAGATPTQEVAYALCTAIAVLDAVRDSGQVAAEDMARVVARISFFVNAGVRFVEEMCKMRAFAALWEEITRDRYGVTDPKARRLRYGVQVNSLGLTEAQPENNVQRIVLEMLAVSLSRDARARAIQLPAWNEALGLPRPWDQQWALRMQQVLAYETDLLEYEDLFDGSRVVEAKVGEIMAGARTEIDQVLELGGAVAAVESGYMKSQLVASLAEYRRGVESGDRVLVGVNRFETTEPSPLQAEGVDAIETVDPVAEKQAVAAVERWRERRDNAAVERALAELRAAAGTTANLFEATLTCAAAGVTTGEWAGALRETFGEYRAPTGVAAASISGEGAAEVERVRAMVEATGAELGEKLRMLVGKPGLDGHSNGAEQVAVRARDTGFEVIYQGIRLTPEQIVAAAVQEGVHVVGLSVLSGSHLEVVPEVVDGLRTAGAADIPVIVGGIIPADDARSLLDRGIARVFTPKDYELTDIMAEIVNVVRESQGLPVA from the coding sequence GTGCCCTATCCAGCGGACCGTGAGCGCGATCGCCCGTGGGTGATGCGGACCTACGCGGGCCACTCCTCGGCAGCGGCCTCCAACGAGTTGTACCGGCGCAACCTCGCCAAGGGGCAGACCGGGCTCTCGGTGGCCTTCGACCTGCCGACCCAGACCGGATACGACCCCGACCACAAACTGGCCAAGGGCGAGGTCGGCAAGGTGGGCGTGCCGATCTCGCATATCGGCGATATGCGCCAGCTGTTCGAGGGCATTCCGCTGGCCGAGGCGAACACCTCGATGACGATCAACGCGCCCGCCATGTGGCTGCTCGCGCTCTACGTGACCGTGGCAAGGGAGCAGGCCGAGGCGGACGGCCGGGATGTGGATGAGGTGCTGGCGCAGCTCACCGGCACCACGCAGAACGACATCATCAAGGAGTACCTCTCCCGCGGAACCTACATCTTCCCGCCGGGACCCAGCCTGCGGCTGATCTCCGACATGATCGCCTGGACGGTGCACCACGTTCCGAAGTGGAACCCGATCAACATCTGTAGCTACCACCTGCAGGAGGCCGGTGCGACGCCCACCCAGGAAGTGGCCTACGCCCTGTGCACCGCGATCGCCGTGCTGGACGCGGTGCGCGACTCCGGGCAGGTCGCCGCCGAGGACATGGCGCGGGTGGTCGCGCGGATCTCCTTCTTCGTCAACGCCGGGGTGCGGTTCGTGGAGGAGATGTGCAAGATGCGCGCCTTCGCGGCGTTGTGGGAGGAGATCACCCGCGACCGCTACGGGGTGACCGACCCGAAGGCACGGCGGCTGCGGTACGGCGTCCAGGTCAACTCGCTCGGCCTGACCGAGGCGCAGCCGGAGAACAACGTGCAGCGGATCGTGCTGGAGATGCTGGCCGTCTCGCTGTCAAGGGACGCGCGGGCGCGGGCGATCCAGCTGCCTGCCTGGAACGAGGCGCTGGGCCTGCCCCGGCCGTGGGACCAGCAGTGGGCGCTGCGCATGCAGCAGGTGCTCGCCTACGAGACCGACCTGCTGGAGTACGAGGACCTTTTCGACGGCTCCCGGGTGGTGGAGGCGAAGGTCGGCGAGATCATGGCGGGCGCCCGCACCGAGATCGACCAGGTGCTCGAGCTCGGCGGGGCGGTGGCCGCGGTGGAGAGCGGCTACATGAAGTCCCAGCTGGTCGCCTCGCTCGCGGAGTACCGGCGCGGGGTGGAGTCCGGTGACCGGGTGCTGGTCGGGGTGAACCGGTTCGAGACGACCGAGCCGAGCCCGTTGCAGGCCGAGGGTGTGGATGCGATCGAGACCGTCGATCCGGTGGCGGAGAAACAGGCCGTGGCCGCGGTGGAGCGGTGGCGGGAGCGGCGGGACAACGCCGCGGTGGAGCGGGCACTCGCGGAGCTGCGCGCGGCGGCGGGCACCACCGCGAACCTGTTCGAGGCCACCCTCACCTGTGCCGCGGCCGGGGTCACCACCGGGGAGTGGGCAGGCGCCCTGCGCGAGACCTTCGGCGAGTACCGGGCACCCACCGGCGTGGCGGCGGCCTCGATCTCCGGGGAGGGGGCCGCCGAGGTGGAGCGGGTGCGGGCCATGGTCGAGGCGACCGGCGCGGAACTGGGGGAGAAGCTGCGCATGCTGGTCGGCAAGCCCGGGCTGGACGGGCATTCCAACGGCGCCGAGCAGGTGGCCGTGCGGGCGCGGGACACCGGGTTCGAGGTGATCTACCAGGGCATCCGGCTCACCCCGGAACAGATCGTGGCCGCGGCCGTGCAGGAGGGCGTGCACGTGGTGGGGCTTTCGGTACTGTCCGGCTCGCATCTCGAGGTGGTGCCCGAGGTGGTGGATGGCCTGCGCACGGCGGGTGCGGCGGACATACCTGTGATCGTCGGCGGGATCATTCCGGCCGACGATGCGCGGTCGCTGCTGGATCGGGGTATTGCCCGGGTGTTCACCCCCAAGGACTACGAACTCACCGACATCATGGCCGAAATCGTCAATGTGGTACGGGAGTCCCAAGGTCTGCCCGTCGCGTAA
- a CDS encoding enoyl-CoA hydratase-related protein, with protein MGEYEHLLLKRDGDTVTITMNRPGRRNSLSAEHLGELLAAFRETAETDATGVVLAGAGPVFSAGHDFADVAARDLMQVRELLRLCTELMRTVQSVPQVVLARVHGLATAAGCQLVASCDLAVAGESAGFALPGGKGGWFCHTPAVPVARSVGRKRLMELALTGEAIDAATALDWGLVNRVVPDGELDQAVADLLGRAARGSRASKALGKQTLYAQLDRPESDAYAIALEVMASAAQLPGAREGMAAFLEKRTPSWPD; from the coding sequence ATGGGCGAGTACGAGCACCTGCTGCTGAAACGGGACGGCGACACCGTCACCATCACGATGAACCGGCCGGGGCGGCGTAACTCGCTGTCCGCCGAGCACCTTGGCGAGCTGCTCGCCGCGTTCCGGGAGACCGCCGAGACCGATGCCACCGGCGTCGTGCTCGCCGGTGCCGGGCCGGTGTTCTCCGCCGGGCACGACTTCGCCGACGTGGCCGCGCGGGACCTGATGCAGGTGCGCGAGTTGCTGCGGCTGTGCACCGAGCTGATGCGCACCGTCCAGTCGGTGCCGCAGGTGGTGCTGGCCAGGGTGCACGGGCTGGCCACGGCGGCTGGCTGCCAGCTGGTGGCCTCCTGCGATCTGGCGGTGGCCGGCGAGTCGGCGGGTTTCGCGCTGCCCGGGGGCAAGGGCGGCTGGTTCTGCCACACCCCCGCCGTCCCGGTCGCCAGGTCGGTCGGGCGGAAGCGGCTGATGGAGCTCGCGCTGACCGGCGAGGCCATCGACGCGGCAACGGCGCTGGACTGGGGCCTGGTGAACCGGGTGGTCCCGGACGGCGAGCTCGACCAGGCCGTCGCCGACCTGCTGGGCCGGGCCGCCCGGGGCAGCAGGGCGAGCAAGGCGCTCGGCAAGCAGACCCTGTACGCCCAGCTGGACCGGCCGGAGTCCGATGCCTACGCCATCGCGCTGGAGGTCATGGCCTCGGCCGCACAGCTGCCCGGCGCCCGCGAGGGCATGGCCGCCTTCCTGGAAAAGCGCACCCCATCCTGGCCCGACTGA
- a CDS encoding sodium:solute symporter family protein — translation MHVLAQADLRLDANAVDYLLLAFYFVLVLGIGYLARRQVSTSLDFFLSGRSLPAWVTGLAFIAANLGAIEVMGMSANGAQYGMPTAHYFWIGAVPAMLFLGIVMMPFYYGSKVRSVPEFMLRRFGRPAHLVNGISFATAQILIAGANLFLLASVVNLLLGWPIWVSVLLAAVIVLAYTALGGLSAAIYNEVLQFFVIVAALLPLTIVGLYKVGGWDGLVDKVTASPGGAEQLSSWPGNQLTGFGSNFLSVLGLVFGLGFVLSFGYWTTNFVEVQRAMASKSMSAARRTPIIGAFPKMLMPFIVIIPGMIAGVTVTELMGENKEALLAGQASGSGADFNDALLLLMRDLLPNGMLGIALAGLLASFMAGMAANLSSFNTVFTYDIWQAYLKKGRSDGYYLRIGRIVTACATVLAIGTAFIASTYANLMDYLQQLFSFFNAPLFATFILGMFWKRMTPTAGWVGLVTGTASAVCVFILAETGVWDLPGQGAAFVGAGAAFAVDIAVSVVVSYRTTPKPVAQLAGLVYSETPKSTRTHSSTGEDAGWYRNPGLLAGIVLVITIALNIIF, via the coding sequence TTGCACGTGCTGGCCCAGGCTGACCTGCGCCTCGACGCGAACGCGGTCGACTACTTGCTACTGGCGTTCTATTTCGTCCTGGTGCTCGGCATCGGTTACCTTGCCCGGCGGCAGGTGTCCACCAGCCTGGACTTCTTCCTCTCCGGCCGGTCCCTGCCGGCCTGGGTGACCGGGCTGGCGTTCATCGCGGCGAACCTCGGGGCCATCGAGGTCATGGGGATGTCCGCGAACGGGGCCCAGTACGGCATGCCGACCGCGCACTACTTCTGGATCGGCGCCGTGCCCGCGATGCTGTTCCTCGGCATCGTGATGATGCCGTTCTACTACGGCTCCAAGGTGCGCAGCGTTCCCGAGTTCATGCTGCGCCGGTTCGGCAGGCCCGCCCACCTCGTCAACGGCATCAGCTTCGCCACGGCCCAGATCCTGATCGCGGGCGCGAACCTGTTCCTGCTGGCCAGCGTGGTGAACCTGCTGCTGGGCTGGCCGATCTGGGTGTCGGTGCTGCTGGCCGCGGTGATCGTGCTCGCCTACACCGCGCTCGGCGGGCTGTCCGCGGCGATCTACAACGAGGTGCTGCAGTTCTTCGTGATCGTGGCCGCGCTGCTGCCGCTCACCATCGTCGGGTTGTACAAGGTCGGCGGCTGGGACGGGCTGGTGGACAAGGTCACCGCGAGCCCCGGCGGCGCCGAGCAGCTCAGCTCCTGGCCAGGCAACCAGCTCACCGGGTTCGGCAGCAACTTCCTCTCCGTGCTCGGCCTGGTCTTCGGCCTCGGCTTCGTGCTGTCCTTCGGGTACTGGACCACGAACTTCGTCGAGGTGCAGCGCGCGATGGCGTCCAAGAGCATGTCCGCGGCGCGGCGCACCCCGATCATCGGTGCCTTCCCGAAGATGCTGATGCCGTTCATCGTGATCATCCCCGGCATGATCGCCGGAGTCACGGTCACCGAGCTGATGGGCGAGAACAAGGAGGCCCTGCTGGCCGGGCAGGCCTCGGGCAGCGGAGCGGACTTCAACGACGCCCTGCTGCTGCTCATGCGGGACCTGCTGCCCAACGGCATGCTCGGGATCGCGCTCGCCGGGCTGCTCGCCTCGTTCATGGCCGGGATGGCGGCCAACCTCAGCTCGTTCAACACGGTGTTCACCTACGACATCTGGCAGGCCTACCTGAAGAAGGGCCGCTCCGACGGGTACTACCTGCGGATCGGACGGATCGTCACGGCCTGCGCCACCGTGCTGGCGATCGGGACGGCGTTCATCGCGTCCACCTACGCCAACCTGATGGACTACCTGCAGCAGCTGTTCTCCTTCTTCAACGCGCCGCTGTTCGCCACCTTCATCCTCGGTATGTTCTGGAAGCGGATGACGCCGACCGCGGGCTGGGTCGGTCTTGTCACCGGTACCGCCTCGGCAGTCTGCGTGTTCATCCTCGCCGAGACCGGGGTATGGGACCTGCCGGGCCAGGGCGCTGCCTTCGTGGGCGCCGGGGCCGCCTTCGCGGTGGACATCGCGGTCAGCGTGGTGGTCTCCTACCGGACCACGCCGAAGCCGGTGGCCCAGCTGGCGGGGCTGGTCTACTCGGAGACGCCGAAGTCGACCAGGACTCACTCGTCCACGGGCGAGGACGCGGGCTGGTACCGCAACCCCGGCCTGCTCGCGGGCATTGTGCTGGTCATCACCATCGCGCTGAACATCATCTTCTAG
- the ehuA gene encoding ectoine/hydroxyectoine ABC transporter ATP-binding protein EhuA, with the protein MSEATEASSGTAKNDQFIVFDKVRKQFGSNVVLDDLSFSVGSGERVTLIGPSGSGKTTILRLLMTLERPNSGTINVDGEYLFHEQRNGKLVPASEAHIRKVRRRITMVFQHFNLFPNMRVLRNVTEAPIHVLGQPREEAEARGKELLEMVGLGDKLDAHPSQLSGGQQQRVGIARALAVDPDVLLMDEVTSALDPEIAAEVLDVLRDIARNTDVSMLLVTHAMKFARDVSNRVLMFCDGGIIEDGTPERIFNEPEHDRTRSFLRSVIDET; encoded by the coding sequence ATGAGCGAGGCAACCGAGGCGTCGTCGGGTACCGCAAAGAACGACCAGTTCATCGTCTTCGACAAGGTACGCAAGCAGTTCGGCAGCAACGTGGTGCTGGACGACCTCTCGTTCTCGGTCGGCTCCGGCGAGCGGGTCACCCTGATCGGGCCCAGTGGTTCCGGCAAGACCACGATCCTGCGGCTGCTGATGACCCTGGAACGGCCGAACAGCGGCACCATCAATGTGGACGGTGAGTACCTGTTCCACGAGCAGCGCAACGGGAAGCTGGTTCCGGCCAGCGAGGCGCATATCCGTAAGGTCCGGCGCCGGATCACCATGGTGTTCCAGCACTTCAACCTGTTCCCGAACATGCGGGTGCTGCGCAACGTCACCGAGGCGCCGATCCACGTGCTCGGCCAGCCGCGGGAGGAGGCCGAGGCCAGGGGCAAGGAGCTGCTGGAGATGGTCGGGCTCGGCGACAAGCTGGATGCCCACCCCTCCCAGCTCTCCGGCGGGCAGCAGCAGCGGGTCGGCATCGCCAGGGCGCTGGCGGTGGACCCGGACGTGCTGTTGATGGACGAGGTCACCTCGGCACTGGACCCGGAGATCGCGGCCGAGGTACTGGACGTGCTGCGGGACATCGCGCGCAACACCGACGTCAGCATGCTGCTGGTCACGCACGCGATGAAGTTCGCGCGGGATGTGTCGAACCGGGTGCTGATGTTCTGCGATGGCGGGATCATCGAGGACGGGACGCCGGAGCGGATCTTCAACGAGCCGGAGCACGACCGCACCCGCAGCTTCCTGCGCTCGGTTATCGACGAGACGTGA
- the nucS gene encoding endonuclease NucS codes for MRLVIARCQVDYAGRLTAHLPMATRLLLVKADGSVSVHSDDRAYKPLNWMSPPCWLIEDGNLWIVENKSGEKLVISIEEVLEDVSHELGAEPGLVKDGVEAHLQELLAEHIQTLGEGYSLVRREYPTAIGPVDIMARDAEGASVAVEIKRRGEIDGVEQLTRYLELLNRDPLLAPVHGVFAAQLIKPQARTLAEDRGIRCVTLDYDALRGIEPDEFRLF; via the coding sequence GTGCGTTTAGTAATCGCCCGGTGCCAGGTCGACTACGCCGGCAGGCTCACAGCCCATTTGCCGATGGCCACCAGGCTGCTTCTGGTCAAGGCCGACGGGTCGGTGTCGGTGCACTCCGACGACCGTGCCTACAAGCCGCTGAACTGGATGAGCCCTCCGTGCTGGCTGATCGAGGACGGCAACCTGTGGATCGTCGAGAACAAGTCCGGCGAGAAACTGGTGATCAGCATCGAGGAGGTGCTGGAGGACGTCTCGCACGAGCTCGGCGCCGAGCCCGGCCTGGTCAAGGACGGGGTCGAGGCGCATCTGCAGGAGCTGTTGGCCGAGCACATCCAGACCCTCGGCGAGGGGTACTCGCTGGTGCGCAGGGAGTACCCGACCGCGATCGGCCCGGTGGACATCATGGCAAGGGATGCCGAGGGCGCCTCGGTCGCGGTGGAGATCAAGCGGCGCGGCGAGATCGACGGGGTGGAGCAGCTGACCCGCTATCTCGAACTGCTCAACCGGGACCCGCTGCTGGCCCCGGTGCACGGCGTCTTCGCGGCGCAGTTGATCAAGCCGCAGGCGCGCACGCTGGCCGAGGACCGCGGGATCCGGTGCGTCACCCTCGACTACGACGCCCTGCGCGGTATCGAACCGGACGAGTTCCGCCTCTTCTAG